Proteins from one Mucilaginibacter jinjuensis genomic window:
- a CDS encoding type III polyketide synthase, whose product MGSCISALGTANPEHKIPQENIFRFMANAFALDDTNRARLKSIYDHAGISQRYSVIPDFGFADSDYFTFFEQNAALEPFISTQKRLQLYQQKAATVAADAVKACLKDLGEGIYQEITHLITVSCTGMYAPGLDIDLVEQLGLNRNTERTCINFMGCYGAVNGLKTADYICRSNPQAKVLVVSVELCTLHFQKENTLDNWVANSLFSDGAAAALITNGPLTSDSTVIELESFYTEFLPEARDEMGWYVGNTGFEMRLTSKVSRQIKKYIKPITNNLLAHAGLDYSQISAYAIHPGGKKILEAVEDALELPEESNAVAYEVLQQYGNMSSATILFVLDKMLKAGKLIDQRILSFAFGPGLTVEGMVLQMH is encoded by the coding sequence ATGGGCAGTTGCATAAGCGCTTTAGGCACAGCAAATCCGGAGCATAAAATTCCGCAGGAAAATATATTCCGCTTTATGGCCAATGCCTTCGCGCTTGATGATACCAATCGCGCCCGTTTAAAAAGCATATACGATCATGCAGGCATTAGTCAGCGTTACTCGGTAATCCCAGATTTTGGCTTTGCCGATAGTGATTATTTTACCTTTTTTGAGCAAAACGCCGCACTCGAACCTTTTATTTCTACTCAAAAACGACTGCAACTTTATCAGCAAAAAGCAGCTACGGTTGCGGCCGATGCAGTTAAAGCCTGTTTGAAAGATCTGGGCGAAGGGATCTATCAAGAAATTACCCACCTCATCACCGTAAGTTGCACCGGCATGTATGCGCCGGGATTGGATATCGACTTAGTGGAGCAACTCGGCCTCAACCGCAACACCGAACGCACCTGCATTAACTTTATGGGCTGCTATGGTGCTGTAAACGGGCTAAAAACGGCCGATTACATTTGCCGCTCGAACCCCCAAGCCAAAGTACTGGTAGTTAGCGTTGAACTTTGTACGTTGCATTTTCAAAAAGAAAATACACTGGATAACTGGGTGGCTAACTCCTTATTTTCGGATGGTGCAGCTGCAGCACTCATAACCAACGGGCCTCTGACCTCCGACTCTACCGTCATCGAATTGGAAAGTTTTTACACCGAATTTTTGCCCGAAGCCCGTGACGAAATGGGTTGGTATGTGGGCAATACCGGTTTCGAAATGCGACTGACGTCAAAAGTATCGCGTCAGATTAAAAAATACATTAAACCGATTACCAACAATTTGCTGGCACATGCGGGTTTAGATTATAGCCAGATTAGCGCTTATGCCATCCATCCCGGTGGTAAAAAGATTCTGGAGGCTGTTGAAGATGCCCTGGAACTGCCCGAAGAAAGCAATGCCGTAGCCTACGAGGTTTTACAGCAATACGGCAACATGTCGTCAGCCACGATATTATTTGTGCTGGATAAAATGCTGAAGGCTGGCAAACTCATCGATCAACGCATCCTGAGCTTTGCATTCGGTCCGGGTTTAACGGTTGAGGGTATGGTTTTGCAAATGCACTAA
- a CDS encoding NAD(P)/FAD-dependent oxidoreductase: MNDVIIIGGGLAGLFNAILLNRAGLRVTLIERKTYPFHRVCGEYISNEVLPFLEALDIDVHQLGASSINRLQVTAVSGTKLSQQLDLGGFGLSRYTFDNYLYQKAASEGVNFLLGTRVEDVQFINNQFEVTIPNQTLTAPLVIGSFGKRSNLDQKLKRKFFYRRSPYLAVKFHVRVDFPYDLIQLNNYHNGYCGISKIEGDKHCMCYLAHRDDLRKYGNLQGLEENVILKNPYLKEIFEKAEFLLDKPEVINEISFEKKEPVDNHILMSGDTAGMIAPLCGNGMTMAIHSAKILSGIIARNYKADTFSPAKRAIIEQEYTTEWNKQFAQRLWTGRQLQKLFGNNNTTALTLNLLNGIPPLTRYLIGKTHGKPFA, from the coding sequence ATGAACGACGTAATTATCATCGGCGGCGGGTTGGCGGGCTTATTTAATGCCATCCTTTTAAATCGTGCCGGTTTACGTGTTACCCTCATCGAACGAAAAACATATCCATTCCATCGCGTTTGCGGCGAATATATCAGTAACGAAGTATTGCCTTTTTTAGAAGCTCTGGATATTGATGTGCATCAGCTCGGTGCATCAAGCATCAATCGGTTACAGGTTACAGCAGTATCTGGCACTAAACTCAGTCAGCAACTGGATTTAGGAGGCTTCGGGCTAAGCCGTTATACATTTGATAATTATCTTTATCAAAAAGCAGCCTCTGAGGGTGTAAACTTTTTATTGGGAACACGGGTAGAGGATGTGCAGTTCATCAACAATCAGTTCGAGGTAACTATCCCTAATCAAACGCTGACGGCACCATTGGTTATCGGCTCTTTCGGTAAACGATCTAACCTCGATCAAAAGCTCAAGCGTAAATTCTTTTATCGCCGCAGTCCGTATCTGGCTGTTAAGTTTCATGTCCGGGTCGATTTTCCTTATGATCTCATCCAGCTTAATAATTACCATAACGGTTATTGCGGTATCAGTAAGATTGAGGGCGATAAACATTGTATGTGCTACCTGGCACATCGTGATGATCTGCGCAAATACGGTAATTTACAAGGGCTGGAAGAAAACGTGATTCTCAAAAATCCTTACCTCAAAGAGATTTTCGAGAAAGCCGAATTTCTTTTAGATAAACCTGAGGTAATCAACGAAATCTCTTTTGAGAAAAAAGAGCCCGTAGATAACCATATCCTGATGAGTGGCGATACCGCCGGCATGATAGCTCCGCTTTGCGGTAACGGGATGACGATGGCTATTCATTCGGCAAAAATACTCTCGGGAATTATCGCCAGAAATTATAAGGCCGATACATTTAGTCCGGCTAAACGAGCTATCATCGAACAGGAATACACCACCGAATGGAACAAGCAATTTGCCCAACGTTTGTGGACAGGCAGGCAATTGCAGAAACTATTCGGCAATAACAACACTACCGCGCTCACTTTAAATTTATTGAACGGTATACCTCCCCTAACCCGTTACCTGATTGGCAAAACACACGGCAAACCTTTTGCTTAA
- a CDS encoding methyltransferase domain-containing protein: MIDLSTRSVTAEIMDDFDLPSAEIDPVLDGLGKMNALFGGHKSLIKALKLFPVKSGNTISDWGCGGGDALIAIAKWAQKNNINLKLNGVDAAPAAINFARQQSKAFTHISYVKADVLLDDFEPGSFDIILSSLFTHHFADEEWIALIGKMNNTASRGVIITDLHRHWVLYYAVKMITRLFTSNKMAQNDGPLSVQRSFKKHELMALLAKAGIKNYKLQWMWAFRWQIVIYKT, encoded by the coding sequence ATGATTGATTTATCTACACGTTCGGTAACAGCCGAAATTATGGACGATTTTGATTTGCCTTCGGCAGAGATTGACCCGGTTTTGGATGGATTGGGTAAAATGAACGCACTGTTTGGCGGGCATAAATCACTCATTAAAGCACTTAAATTATTCCCCGTTAAAAGCGGCAATACCATTAGCGACTGGGGTTGTGGCGGCGGCGATGCACTGATAGCCATTGCCAAATGGGCGCAAAAAAATAACATAAATTTAAAGTTGAACGGTGTAGATGCTGCGCCCGCGGCTATTAACTTTGCCCGTCAGCAATCTAAAGCGTTTACGCACATCAGCTATGTAAAGGCTGATGTATTGCTGGACGATTTTGAGCCGGGCAGTTTCGACATCATTCTTTCGAGCCTGTTCACCCACCACTTTGCGGATGAGGAATGGATTGCGCTGATAGGCAAAATGAATAACACAGCCAGTCGCGGTGTTATTATTACCGATCTGCACCGCCACTGGGTATTGTATTACGCCGTGAAGATGATCACACGGTTGTTCACCAGTAACAAAATGGCGCAAAATGATGGCCCGCTTTCGGTGCAGCGCAGCTTTAAAAAGCACGAACTAATGGCTTTACTGGCTAAAGCCGGTATCAAAAACTATAAATTACAATGGATGTGGGCCTTCAGATGGCAAATCGTAATTTATAAAACTTAA
- a CDS encoding sensor histidine kinase: MKLRVLILINALAVAITISCVNYYFRHNLFDLSITFGVSFVTSFVVFYYLIEKYVYSKIKLIYKLIHNLKLGRDLREALGESMSADPINDVEKEVKEWAREKKSEIEILRNQEKFRREFLSNISHEFKTPLFAIQGYIDAITDDDFDDTDMARQFLRKASRNVERLTYLIKDLDEISKLESGEMPINYTKFKINDLIKEVFETVELKAQKHNSKMVFKQKYDEPILVTADRDKISQVLVNLMDNSFKYGRENGTTSVSLFELHDQVLVEVTDDGNGIEEKYLPRLFERFFRTDSSRSRDIGGSGLGLAIVKHIIEAHEQTINVRSTEGIGSTFGFTLKKVKQQIPFPGIPTLKS; the protein is encoded by the coding sequence ATGAAACTACGCGTACTCATATTAATCAATGCCCTGGCAGTAGCCATTACCATATCATGTGTTAACTACTACTTTAGGCATAACTTATTTGATCTGAGTATCACATTTGGGGTAAGCTTTGTAACCAGCTTCGTAGTTTTTTATTACCTCATCGAAAAGTACGTTTACTCTAAGATCAAGCTCATCTACAAACTGATCCACAACCTTAAACTGGGGCGCGACCTGCGTGAAGCCCTTGGCGAAAGTATGAGCGCCGACCCCATTAATGATGTAGAGAAAGAAGTAAAAGAATGGGCTCGCGAAAAGAAAAGCGAAATTGAAATCCTCCGCAACCAGGAAAAATTCAGACGCGAGTTTCTGTCTAACATCTCCCACGAATTCAAAACCCCACTTTTTGCCATACAAGGCTATATCGATGCCATTACTGATGATGATTTCGATGATACCGATATGGCACGTCAATTTCTCCGCAAGGCATCGCGCAATGTGGAACGCTTAACTTATCTGATTAAGGACCTCGACGAAATTTCAAAACTGGAATCTGGCGAGATGCCGATCAATTATACCAAGTTTAAGATTAACGACCTGATAAAAGAAGTTTTTGAAACGGTGGAACTGAAAGCCCAAAAGCATAACAGCAAAATGGTTTTCAAACAAAAATATGATGAGCCGATATTGGTAACTGCCGATCGCGATAAAATTAGCCAGGTGCTGGTTAACTTAATGGATAACTCCTTTAAGTATGGCCGCGAAAACGGCACAACCTCGGTAAGTCTCTTTGAACTGCATGACCAGGTTTTGGTTGAAGTTACCGATGATGGCAACGGTATTGAAGAAAAATATTTACCCCGCCTGTTCGAACGATTTTTCCGTACCGATTCGAGCCGTTCGCGCGATATTGGCGGTTCGGGACTTGGGCTGGCCATTGTAAAACACATTATTGAAGCACACGAACAAACCATTAACGTACGCAGCACCGAGGGCATAGGTTCAACCTTTGGTTTCACGCTTAAAAAGGTGAAACAACAGATACCTTTTCCGGGCATACCCACGTTAAAGAGTTAA
- a CDS encoding DUF47 domain-containing protein has product MSLNSIFQYFVPKDKKVFFPLFEQASSNVVAMATVLVEAVNNNNSATREELFKQIDKLENKGDDITHQVYLELGKNFITPFDREDIHALASAIDDVADNIQGSANRMLLYHVDEITEPIRKLSDLILQASIDLEKAVRELKDLRNVRAIADSCIRINSIENQADYVFDRAVADLFLYEKDALKVIKHKEILAALETATDMCEDAANVMESILVKNA; this is encoded by the coding sequence ATGTCATTAAACAGTATATTCCAATACTTTGTACCAAAAGACAAGAAAGTATTTTTCCCGTTATTTGAACAAGCATCCAGCAATGTAGTAGCAATGGCTACGGTATTGGTTGAGGCTGTGAACAATAACAATTCTGCAACCCGCGAAGAACTGTTTAAACAAATTGACAAATTAGAGAACAAAGGCGATGATATTACCCACCAGGTTTACCTTGAGCTGGGTAAAAATTTCATCACACCTTTTGATCGTGAAGATATCCACGCACTGGCATCAGCAATTGATGATGTGGCTGATAATATCCAGGGTTCGGCCAACCGGATGCTGTTGTATCATGTTGATGAAATTACAGAACCGATCCGCAAGCTGTCAGACCTGATCCTGCAAGCCAGCATCGACCTGGAAAAAGCAGTACGCGAGTTGAAAGACCTGCGCAACGTACGCGCTATTGCCGATTCATGTATCCGTATCAACAGCATCGAAAACCAGGCCGATTACGTATTCGACCGTGCAGTTGCTGATCTGTTTTTATATGAAAAAGACGCTTTGAAGGTGATAAAACATAAAGAGATACTGGCTGCTTTGGAAACAGCCACTGATATGTGCGAGGATGCAGCCAATGTTATGGAATCTATCTTAGTTAAAAACGCATAA
- a CDS encoding inorganic phosphate transporter, producing the protein MVTTLLVAVICLALAFDFINGFHDAANSIATIVSTKVLTPFQAVIWAAAFNFLAFFLIKDHKVANTIAKTVPEHFITIHVILAGLIAAITWNLITWWFGIPSSSSHTLIGGFAGAGMTNALYMHVNPIEAVNLGPTLQIMAFIFLAPIIGLVIGVVINIFILHICKNAKPSTAERWFKRLQLVSSGALSFAHGGNDAQKVMGIIYVALVSQKVITNGAHMPEWIPLACYSAIALGTMSGGWKIVKTMGTKITKVTPLEGVSAETAGAITLFLTERLGIPVSTTHTITGSIIGVGLTKRASAVRWGVTINLVWAWIITIPISAVFAAIVYSIIRFF; encoded by the coding sequence ATGGTTACTACACTACTCGTTGCGGTAATTTGCCTGGCACTGGCATTCGATTTTATAAACGGATTTCACGATGCGGCCAACTCTATTGCAACCATTGTATCAACAAAGGTGTTAACACCTTTCCAGGCCGTAATTTGGGCAGCAGCCTTTAACTTCCTGGCCTTTTTCTTAATTAAAGATCATAAGGTAGCTAATACCATAGCCAAAACCGTTCCCGAGCATTTTATTACCATCCATGTGATCCTGGCCGGTTTAATAGCCGCTATTACCTGGAACTTAATTACCTGGTGGTTTGGCATCCCATCAAGTTCGTCGCATACGCTTATAGGTGGTTTTGCAGGCGCTGGTATGACCAATGCGCTCTACATGCACGTTAACCCCATCGAGGCTGTAAACCTTGGCCCAACGCTGCAAATTATGGCCTTTATTTTCCTGGCCCCAATTATCGGTTTAGTCATCGGGGTTGTTATCAATATTTTTATACTTCATATCTGTAAAAACGCCAAGCCATCCACGGCCGAGCGTTGGTTTAAACGCCTTCAACTGGTATCATCTGGCGCATTAAGCTTTGCACACGGTGGTAACGATGCGCAAAAAGTTATGGGTATTATATATGTAGCTTTAGTATCGCAAAAGGTTATTACTAACGGCGCACACATGCCAGAGTGGATTCCCTTGGCTTGTTACAGTGCTATCGCATTAGGCACCATGTCTGGCGGTTGGAAAATCGTTAAAACCATGGGTACCAAAATTACCAAGGTTACACCGTTAGAAGGTGTGAGTGCCGAAACTGCAGGTGCAATTACCTTGTTTCTGACTGAGCGTTTAGGTATCCCGGTTTCAACCACGCATACTATTACAGGTTCTATCATCGGTGTTGGTTTAACCAAACGTGCATCAGCTGTTAGATGGGGAGTAACCATTAACCTGGTATGGGCATGGATAATCACCATTCCAATATCAGCTGTTTTTGCTGCAATTGTTTACAGCATTATCCGCTTCTTTTAA
- a CDS encoding DUF4197 domain-containing protein → MKKGIVTLLLAAACLPLTSFDYAPSHNLATVTGLPLPTNTEIISGLKQALEQGTTKSATQLSALNGYFGNAAIKILMPPEAQKAEKALRKLGLNKLCDDVVLSLNRAAEDAAKQAAPIFVDAVKQMSVQDAANILTGSNDAATQYFKRTTTTALSAQFKPVIHTSLGKVGATNLYTQMATQYNKIPLNFSKLNPDLDDYVTQKAIDGLFYQIALEELNIRQNLTARTTPILQKVFGALDKK, encoded by the coding sequence ATGAAGAAAGGAATAGTTACTTTATTGCTTGCAGCAGCCTGCCTGCCGCTTACCAGTTTTGATTATGCACCAAGCCATAATTTGGCTACAGTTACAGGTTTACCCCTGCCTACTAATACCGAAATTATTAGCGGCTTAAAACAAGCACTTGAACAAGGCACCACCAAAAGTGCCACCCAACTATCTGCACTTAATGGTTATTTCGGCAACGCTGCCATCAAAATATTAATGCCGCCCGAAGCTCAAAAGGCTGAGAAGGCTTTACGCAAACTTGGTTTAAACAAGCTTTGTGATGATGTAGTACTTTCCCTTAACCGCGCTGCCGAAGATGCCGCCAAACAAGCTGCTCCTATTTTTGTGGATGCCGTTAAACAAATGAGCGTACAGGATGCGGCCAATATATTAACCGGCAGTAATGATGCAGCTACGCAATACTTTAAACGCACTACTACCACTGCACTTTCTGCACAGTTTAAACCGGTTATTCATACAAGCCTGGGTAAAGTTGGCGCAACCAATCTGTATACCCAAATGGCTACCCAATACAACAAAATTCCGCTTAACTTCAGCAAACTGAATCCAGATCTGGACGATTATGTTACCCAGAAAGCCATCGATGGTTTATTTTACCAGATCGCTTTAGAAGAGTTAAACATCCGCCAAAATTTAACTGCACGTACTACGCCGATATTACAGAAGGTGTTTGGGGCGCTGGATAAAAAGTAA
- a CDS encoding DUF885 domain-containing protein gives MKKIYMLLCVAALFTACKQKPDAGTSAPTEGNKDIAKLFNDYYEDRLKLYPLEATFAGDNRYNDELPNDGSAEFIKRSHDFYISYLNKLKNFKREELNEEDQLSYDIFNYEMGINIAGYDYHFEYLPMNQFFSLPLSFGQLGSGTGAQPFKTVKDYDNWLKRVAAFKVWADTAKANFDKGVNAGDVLPKALVVKMIPQMESFVVASPEKSLFYGPIDSLPKSFSDADKKRLTDAYKTAIMTQIVPTYKGLADYLKTTYLPNARTTSGYSAMKDGAGMYKYLVKQQTTTDKTPEEIYQLGLSEVKRIRGEMDSIKTKVGFKGDLKAFFEYMKTDRKFMPYKTPKQVLDAFENIHKRMEPNLKKMFNHVPKTPFEIRQTEAFRAASASAEYNQGSADGSRPGIFYVPILDATKFNTTSGMESLFLHEAIPGHHYQISLTQENTSLPKFRRFGGDNAYVEGWALYCESLGKELGLYTDPYQHMGALGDEIHRAIRLVVDVAIHTKGMTREEAIKYMMDNEAINEQGATAEIERYMAIPGQALGYKIGALKIRELRTKAEKELGAKFDLAEFHNQILKDGSMPLAVLESKIDAWIAKQKN, from the coding sequence ATGAAGAAAATTTATATGCTGCTATGCGTAGCCGCTTTGTTTACAGCATGTAAGCAGAAGCCCGATGCAGGCACATCTGCACCAACAGAAGGCAATAAGGATATTGCCAAACTGTTTAATGACTATTACGAAGACCGCCTGAAGCTTTACCCGCTGGAGGCTACATTTGCAGGAGATAACCGCTATAATGATGAGCTACCTAATGATGGCTCGGCTGAATTTATTAAACGGTCGCACGATTTTTATATCAGCTACCTTAACAAACTTAAAAACTTTAAGCGCGAAGAACTGAACGAAGAAGATCAGCTATCGTACGATATTTTCAATTACGAAATGGGTATTAACATTGCCGGGTACGATTATCATTTCGAATATCTGCCGATGAACCAGTTTTTTTCATTGCCGCTTAGTTTCGGTCAGCTAGGCTCTGGTACCGGTGCACAGCCTTTTAAAACAGTTAAAGATTATGATAACTGGTTAAAAAGAGTTGCAGCATTTAAAGTTTGGGCTGATACAGCCAAAGCAAACTTTGATAAAGGTGTTAATGCTGGCGATGTGCTGCCTAAAGCATTGGTGGTAAAAATGATCCCGCAGATGGAGAGCTTTGTAGTTGCATCGCCAGAGAAAAGCTTATTCTACGGGCCGATTGACAGCCTGCCAAAAAGTTTTTCTGACGCTGATAAAAAGCGCCTGACTGATGCTTACAAAACAGCCATCATGACCCAGATCGTCCCTACCTACAAAGGCCTGGCAGACTATCTGAAAACTACTTACCTGCCAAACGCACGCACTACATCGGGCTACTCGGCCATGAAAGATGGGGCAGGTATGTACAAGTATTTAGTGAAGCAACAGACCACTACTGATAAAACTCCAGAAGAGATCTATCAGCTGGGCTTAAGCGAGGTTAAACGTATCCGTGGGGAAATGGATAGCATTAAAACTAAAGTTGGCTTTAAGGGCGATTTAAAAGCGTTTTTCGAATACATGAAAACCGACCGTAAGTTTATGCCATACAAAACGCCTAAACAGGTGCTTGATGCTTTCGAAAATATCCACAAACGTATGGAGCCAAACTTGAAGAAGATGTTTAACCATGTGCCTAAAACACCATTCGAAATCCGCCAGACTGAGGCTTTCCGTGCTGCATCTGCCAGTGCCGAATACAACCAGGGTAGCGCAGACGGTAGCCGTCCGGGTATATTCTATGTGCCAATTTTGGATGCGACTAAATTCAACACTACGTCGGGTATGGAGTCGTTGTTTTTGCACGAAGCTATCCCTGGTCACCATTACCAGATCTCTCTAACTCAGGAAAATACTTCATTACCTAAGTTCCGTCGTTTTGGTGGCGATAACGCTTATGTAGAAGGCTGGGCGCTGTATTGCGAATCGTTGGGTAAAGAACTGGGTTTATACACCGATCCATACCAGCACATGGGCGCACTGGGTGATGAAATTCACCGCGCTATCCGTTTGGTGGTTGACGTAGCCATCCACACCAAAGGCATGACCCGCGAAGAAGCCATTAAATACATGATGGATAACGAAGCCATCAACGAGCAAGGCGCAACTGCCGAAATTGAGCGCTACATGGCCATCCCTGGTCAGGCATTGGGTTACAAAATTGGCGCACTTAAAATCCGCGAACTGCGTACTAAAGCAGAAAAAGAATTGGGTGCTAAATTTGATCTGGCCGAGTTCCACAATCAAATCTTAAAAGACGGTTCAATGCCACTGGCAGTACTGGAAAGTAAGATTGATGCCTGGATTGCAAAGCAAAAAAATTAG
- a CDS encoding energy transducer TonB family protein, with amino-acid sequence MSTKKTDISQIRKYLNGELDARAMHKLEREAQDDPFLMDALEGYAGKKDQQANLNELQKRLNHRIGRGNKKIVALWPLISIAATVLVMLGIGTWWLIAYQPSANKTLPSVADKTVVAMVPAPPQQSKSAPAIQAPVPQHHELVKQAPLTSMATVASAPASVESDANAEIRIDEPVAKSDVKAVTEDSATKDAMLKEVIITGYATQRKKDVTGAVSAVQSTTIDTQLQNRVAGVEVKTPNAKDRFYNQLITGRVISADDSQPLPGVSVSVLGKNRATMTDANGYFKMEAGKNDNLKLGYVGYESKEVKVKGDSINVALKPSSRSLSEVVVTGYGAAKDIIEEAHPRNGWDSFKKYLADASSPDHKIGKVRVRFVVNTDNTLTDFKVTKSLSPDADAEAIRLIKEGPAWIHNVNGEPETVTVTIKFK; translated from the coding sequence GTGAGCACTAAAAAGACCGACATATCGCAAATCAGGAAGTATCTCAACGGAGAGCTTGATGCCCGCGCCATGCATAAACTGGAGCGCGAGGCACAAGACGATCCGTTTTTGATGGATGCCCTGGAAGGATATGCCGGTAAAAAAGATCAGCAAGCTAACCTTAATGAACTCCAGAAACGCCTTAATCACCGTATTGGCCGAGGCAATAAAAAGATTGTGGCTTTATGGCCTCTAATTTCAATAGCTGCCACAGTTTTGGTGATGTTGGGTATCGGTACATGGTGGCTCATAGCGTATCAACCTTCGGCTAATAAAACGCTCCCGTCTGTGGCCGACAAAACAGTTGTTGCCATGGTTCCTGCGCCTCCTCAACAATCAAAATCAGCCCCGGCAATACAAGCTCCGGTTCCGCAGCATCATGAATTAGTAAAACAAGCCCCGTTAACAAGCATGGCTACGGTTGCTTCGGCCCCGGCATCGGTTGAAAGTGATGCCAATGCTGAAATAAGGATAGATGAACCTGTGGCCAAATCGGATGTAAAAGCGGTTACAGAAGATAGCGCAACCAAAGATGCGATGCTGAAAGAGGTGATTATAACAGGTTATGCAACCCAGCGCAAAAAAGATGTTACGGGGGCTGTATCTGCTGTTCAATCAACCACTATCGATACACAATTACAAAACCGGGTTGCCGGTGTAGAAGTTAAAACGCCAAATGCAAAAGACCGTTTTTATAACCAACTGATTACCGGTCGGGTTATAAGCGCTGATGATAGCCAGCCCTTACCTGGGGTATCCGTAAGCGTTTTAGGCAAAAACAGAGCGACGATGACAGATGCAAACGGCTATTTTAAAATGGAGGCCGGGAAAAATGATAATCTTAAATTAGGTTACGTTGGATACGAAAGTAAAGAGGTTAAGGTAAAGGGTGATAGCATTAATGTGGCGTTGAAGCCAAGTTCGCGCTCACTATCCGAAGTTGTGGTAACCGGTTACGGAGCCGCTAAAGATATAATCGAAGAAGCACATCCACGTAATGGCTGGGATAGTTTTAAAAAATACCTGGCCGATGCCAGTTCGCCTGATCATAAAATCGGTAAAGTACGTGTACGCTTTGTGGTGAATACAGATAATACGCTCACTGATTTTAAAGTTACCAAAAGCCTAAGCCCCGATGCTGATGCTGAAGCCATACGCCTCATTAAAGAAGGCCCGGCCTGGATCCATAATGTAAATGGCGAACCGGAAACTGTAACCGTAACTATAAAGTTTAAATAA
- a CDS encoding RNA polymerase sigma factor, with amino-acid sequence MSWFNKKSKPDETGDESLLASYRNTGDLALLGKLYEKYMPLVYGVCLKYLQDDEQSKDAVMQIFEELVEKVTKHDIKQFRSWLYVLSRNYCLMQLRSSKKMEVVNVDDVMESAFVLHPESGDKEEYLQSLERCMQKLIATQRESIDLFYLQEKCYKDIAEQTGFSMNEVKSFIQNGKRNLKICMEKNSEH; translated from the coding sequence ATGAGTTGGTTTAACAAAAAAAGCAAGCCGGATGAAACAGGGGACGAAAGCCTGTTAGCAAGCTATCGCAACACCGGCGACCTGGCCTTGTTGGGCAAACTCTATGAAAAATATATGCCCCTGGTTTACGGCGTATGCCTCAAATATTTGCAGGATGATGAGCAGAGCAAAGATGCCGTAATGCAGATATTTGAAGAACTGGTTGAGAAGGTTACCAAACACGATATTAAACAATTCAGGAGCTGGCTTTACGTATTAAGCCGTAATTATTGCCTGATGCAGCTACGATCATCAAAAAAGATGGAGGTGGTTAATGTGGATGATGTTATGGAATCGGCCTTTGTTTTGCATCCAGAAAGTGGTGATAAAGAAGAATACCTGCAAAGCCTGGAGCGTTGTATGCAAAAACTGATAGCTACACAACGCGAAAGTATCGACCTGTTTTATTTGCAGGAAAAATGCTACAAAGATATTGCCGAGCAAACCGGCTTTAGTATGAACGAGGTGAAAAGCTTTATCCAGAACGGCAAGCGGAACCTGAAAATTTGCATGGAGAAAAATAGTGAGCACTAA